In Rhodovulum sulfidophilum DSM 1374, the following are encoded in one genomic region:
- a CDS encoding SAM-dependent methyltransferase, translating into MNRTTPTESDPNTVGTVVLPYELVVPVADVYLVGYGMRAPNDFTLETVAVMKQAKRIFGVPPIDASAFGIPQMESLLPLYGPDKKRSVTYREMVDTLLDAAEADGPVVFATYGSAMVGTLPAHLILEEAASRGLRAHVSNTVSSFDGIWSRFNIEPFFGFQIWEATAFVTMEIVPDTSANLLLPQANVYGVKSGPDASRNLEIARTTTVAELRDHLLKFYPPDHRIHHVKAASGSGESGVNAVVETIELKDLDQPGRQLVSSLLVPRAPDYAHKGKLRLDFKMHISSDQPSTEEK; encoded by the coding sequence ATGAACCGGACTACCCCGACAGAAAGCGATCCGAACACGGTCGGCACGGTTGTGCTTCCTTATGAGTTGGTCGTCCCGGTCGCCGACGTGTATCTGGTGGGATATGGTATGCGAGCGCCGAATGATTTCACGCTCGAGACCGTCGCCGTCATGAAGCAGGCCAAGCGCATTTTCGGTGTGCCACCCATCGACGCATCGGCCTTTGGCATACCGCAAATGGAGAGCCTGCTGCCGCTCTACGGCCCTGACAAGAAGCGCTCGGTAACCTATCGGGAAATGGTCGACACCCTGCTCGATGCGGCAGAGGCAGACGGACCGGTGGTCTTTGCCACCTATGGTAGCGCCATGGTTGGCACTTTGCCGGCGCATTTGATTCTCGAGGAAGCGGCCTCGCGCGGGCTCAGGGCCCATGTCAGCAACACGGTTTCCTCGTTTGACGGCATCTGGTCGCGCTTCAACATCGAGCCCTTTTTCGGCTTTCAGATTTGGGAGGCCACGGCCTTCGTCACAATGGAAATCGTCCCCGACACCTCTGCGAACCTCTTGTTGCCACAGGCCAATGTATATGGCGTGAAAAGTGGTCCCGATGCCAGCAGGAATCTTGAAATCGCGAGAACGACAACCGTTGCGGAATTGCGGGATCACTTGCTGAAATTCTACCCGCCGGATCACAGGATCCACCACGTCAAGGCAGCATCCGGCTCAGGTGAAAGCGGCGTGAACGCTGTGGTCGAGACTATTGAGCTGAAAGATCTCGATCAGCCGGGCCGTCAGCTCGTAAGTTCCCTTCTGGTTCCACGTGCGCCCGACTATGCGCATAAGGGAAAACTTCGATTGGATTTCAAAATGCATATTTCTTCGGATCAACCTTCCACGGAGGAAAAATAA
- a CDS encoding FecCD family ABC transporter permease encodes MLGLLVIAFICDVFTGPAALSPGVVITGLLDSAGLPSSMHYILFNVRLPYAVMAILVGASLGLAGAEMQTVLNNPLASPFTLGVSAAATLGAALVLVTGLSVSWLPQEALLPASAFLFAAMAALLIHVLAQTQANGADSVVLFGIALVFAINSVVALLQFLADADTLQQIVFWGMGSLGRTTWPKIATVAGVLIVAVPLSLRNVWKLTALRAGEAQAESLGIDTKRLRLTVMLRASLLAAVAVCFVGTIGFVGLVGPHIARLLLGEDHRFFLPGAAFAGALILSLASIGSKMVIPGVIIPLGIVTSIVGVPLFLSLLIARERHA; translated from the coding sequence ATGCTTGGGCTGCTGGTCATCGCGTTCATTTGCGATGTCTTCACAGGACCGGCCGCCTTGTCACCCGGCGTCGTGATCACCGGCCTTCTGGATTCCGCCGGGTTGCCGAGTTCGATGCACTACATCCTGTTCAATGTCCGCCTGCCCTATGCGGTGATGGCGATCCTTGTCGGCGCGTCGCTTGGATTGGCGGGCGCGGAAATGCAGACGGTCCTCAACAATCCGCTCGCCAGCCCCTTTACGCTGGGTGTCTCCGCCGCCGCTACCCTCGGGGCCGCTCTGGTTCTGGTGACGGGCCTTTCGGTGAGCTGGCTTCCGCAAGAAGCACTTTTGCCGGCAAGCGCTTTCCTGTTCGCGGCGATGGCCGCACTCCTCATCCACGTGCTCGCGCAAACGCAAGCCAATGGTGCCGACAGCGTGGTCCTGTTCGGTATCGCCCTGGTCTTCGCGATAAACTCTGTTGTGGCCCTGCTGCAATTTCTGGCCGATGCCGACACGCTGCAACAGATCGTATTCTGGGGCATGGGCAGCCTGGGCCGGACGACCTGGCCGAAAATCGCAACCGTGGCAGGCGTTCTGATCGTTGCAGTCCCCCTGTCCTTGCGAAATGTCTGGAAGCTGACTGCTCTTCGTGCTGGCGAGGCACAGGCTGAAAGCCTGGGGATCGATACGAAACGGCTTCGGCTGACAGTAATGTTGCGCGCAAGCCTGTTGGCAGCTGTCGCGGTCTGTTTCGTCGGCACGATCGGTTTCGTCGGCCTTGTCGGGCCGCATATCGCGCGGCTGCTTCTGGGTGAAGACCACCGCTTCTTCCTGCCAGGCGCTGCGTTTGCGGGAGCGCTGATCCTTTCGCTGGCGTCGATCGGGTCCAAGATGGTCATTCCGGGAGTGATAATCCCACTCGGTATCGTCACCTCGATCGTGGGAGTCCCGCTGTTCCTGTCGCTGCTGATCGCCAGGGAGCGTCATGCATGA
- a CDS encoding PatA/PatG family cyanobactin maturation protease yields the protein MVKVEEIAGVRELWRKSTGLPEICVAVVDGLVDLDHPVFHGAQLSCLDNVWQDLSSGTSVGHGTHVASLIFGQPGGPVPGIAPGCSGINVPAFSDVTRRSSQLEIARGIELAVEHGAHIVNISGGQFSQSGDPEDALGRALRLCGEENILVVAAVGNNGCFCNHVPAAVSTVLAVGALGDDGLPLPQSNWGAAYKGHAILAPGQNLLGAEPGGGLVQMTGSSMAAPVVSGVAAVLLSMQVAAGHKPDPLGVGALLISTADKCDIGEAGHKPDGSGYCDRFLSGAINIERSTRIMSEMLRNGEGAEASACGCKKRAESGDPELGVSVAAEVAAAEQSVVPEAALVVQSAQETAASEQSKPPQQANAPQSGPLAMIDGPILSSLPGGMRQRVYALGELGYDFGTEARRDTFKQLMAPQEIDGTVLPPNPYDARQMVDHLANNPSEARSLIWTLNLELTPIYALEASGSFAAEIYGLLTRLLTGSVAADDDPAHIERVAIPGVLSGRSVKLYSGQVVPIVEIEQIRGLYGWEVNKLVEAAVSAAQAHGDGAAEVATITENLREFLTKIYYDLRNLGTMSRDRALNFAATNAFQAAQTFASALSRGMAVDTINVEKSPFCRLDSDCWDVQLRFFDPENSRRARRVYRFTIDVSDTMPVTLGEVRTWTAPQ from the coding sequence GTGGTCAAAGTCGAAGAAATTGCCGGTGTGCGGGAGCTTTGGCGAAAGTCGACGGGCTTGCCAGAGATCTGCGTGGCCGTTGTCGACGGCCTCGTCGACCTTGATCACCCGGTATTTCACGGTGCGCAGCTGTCCTGTCTGGACAATGTTTGGCAGGACTTGTCGAGTGGAACCAGTGTTGGTCATGGAACGCATGTTGCCAGTCTCATTTTCGGACAACCGGGAGGGCCGGTACCGGGGATTGCCCCAGGGTGTTCCGGAATTAACGTTCCGGCTTTTTCCGACGTAACGCGCCGCTCTTCGCAACTGGAAATAGCACGTGGAATCGAACTCGCGGTCGAGCACGGCGCACATATCGTGAATATCAGCGGAGGTCAGTTTTCACAGTCGGGAGACCCGGAGGATGCGCTTGGGAGGGCACTCCGGCTTTGCGGCGAAGAGAATATCCTGGTGGTGGCTGCGGTCGGCAACAACGGCTGCTTTTGCAACCATGTTCCCGCGGCAGTGTCCACGGTTCTTGCGGTTGGCGCTCTTGGCGACGACGGTTTGCCGCTTCCGCAAAGCAATTGGGGTGCCGCGTATAAAGGCCATGCAATTCTGGCGCCGGGGCAAAACCTGCTGGGCGCCGAGCCTGGCGGCGGGCTGGTTCAGATGACCGGCTCCAGCATGGCGGCTCCCGTCGTTTCGGGTGTCGCGGCCGTTCTGCTTAGTATGCAGGTGGCGGCTGGCCACAAGCCGGATCCACTGGGTGTCGGCGCGTTGCTGATCTCCACTGCAGATAAGTGCGACATAGGCGAAGCCGGGCACAAGCCTGACGGAAGCGGATATTGCGACCGCTTTCTGAGCGGAGCCATAAACATAGAGAGGTCAACAAGGATTATGTCTGAGATGCTTCGGAATGGCGAAGGGGCCGAGGCCAGCGCATGCGGCTGTAAAAAGCGCGCGGAGTCCGGTGATCCTGAATTGGGTGTGAGCGTCGCGGCGGAAGTGGCGGCGGCAGAGCAAAGCGTTGTCCCTGAGGCGGCTCTTGTTGTGCAATCAGCACAGGAAACAGCTGCCTCGGAACAGTCGAAGCCACCGCAACAGGCGAATGCTCCACAATCGGGGCCTCTGGCAATGATCGACGGTCCGATTCTGTCATCTCTTCCTGGCGGGATGCGGCAACGGGTCTATGCGCTTGGCGAGCTTGGCTATGATTTCGGCACCGAGGCGCGGCGCGACACGTTCAAGCAGCTGATGGCGCCGCAGGAGATCGACGGCACCGTCCTTCCGCCCAACCCCTATGATGCCCGCCAGATGGTCGACCATCTCGCGAACAACCCGTCGGAAGCGCGCTCGCTGATCTGGACGCTCAACCTCGAACTGACGCCGATCTATGCGCTCGAAGCCAGCGGCTCGTTCGCCGCCGAGATCTACGGCCTGCTCACCCGCCTGCTGACCGGCTCGGTCGCCGCAGACGATGACCCCGCTCACATCGAGCGCGTCGCCATCCCCGGCGTGCTGAGCGGGCGGTCGGTGAAACTCTATTCCGGACAGGTGGTGCCGATCGTCGAGATCGAGCAGATCCGCGGGCTTTATGGCTGGGAGGTCAACAAGCTGGTGGAGGCCGCGGTCAGCGCCGCGCAGGCGCATGGAGACGGCGCTGCGGAGGTCGCCACCATCACCGAGAACCTCCGCGAGTTCCTGACCAAGATCTATTACGATTTGCGCAACCTGGGTACGATGTCGCGCGACCGGGCCTTGAATTTCGCGGCAACGAACGCGTTCCAGGCGGCACAGACCTTTGCCAGCGCGCTGTCAAGGGGCATGGCCGTGGATACGATCAACGTCGAGAAGAGCCCGTTCTGCCGTCTCGACAGCGATTGCTGGGACGTCCAGCTGCGCTTCTTCGACCCCGAGAACAGCCGCCGCGCAAGACGCGTCTACCGCTTCACTATCGATGTCAGCGACACAATGCCCGTAACCCTCGGCGAGGTCCGTACATGGACCGCGCCGCAATAA
- a CDS encoding TonB-dependent siderophore receptor — protein MGHFRAFALVLIASLNLMSTASETRAQDDVVVLPPVVLTSEGEDSDSYVAETSRAATKTATPLIETPQAISVVTEAELETRQVQSVGAAIRYNSGVLGDYWGGADLRYDKTLIRGFDSAQYLNGLKLSKGRFAGLGRPEPFGLERIEVLKGPSSVLYGQNAPGGLVNLVSKKPTSETIREINTSVGTFGRRQGSFDFGGEIDAEGKFQYRLVGLARDSGTQTDHGRDNRQYLAPSLRWTPTSDTTFTLLGSYLREDLGNQVNVLPPVGTLTSASFGKIPTSFYAGEPSFDKFIRTSRSIGYEFEHHFDDVWTVRQNLRFDRQDADYRYVSYSGAALAGTTMPRKRSFVDQSLESFAVDNQAEAEFTTGRVSHDLMVGLDYRYIDSAFRFGTAAASSLDIENPVYGAPVSMPPTTRSEETDQHQTGFYLQDQMRLGRWAFTLGGRYDVVSSSTRNRLTNTVVDQDDEKFTWRAGVVYLAENGLAPYASYSTSFEPTPGSDFAGEAFKPTTGEQFEIGVKYQPVGFDGFVTLSAYELTQQNVTTTDPVNTRFDVQTGETRVRGIELEGVAALSDSLNVKASYTYMDGKVTQSNDYLGNVPAQIPDHVASLWGDYTFPDGGPLAGLEIGAGVRYIGGRFGDAANRMDLPATTLVDASLRYDFENLSPDFAGLSLRVNASNLFDKTYVGQCASTRYCQYGGRRTVSASLGFRW, from the coding sequence GTGGGTCATTTTCGTGCGTTCGCTCTTGTTTTGATCGCCAGTCTGAACCTCATGTCCACAGCCTCGGAAACGCGGGCGCAGGATGATGTCGTCGTGCTCCCGCCGGTCGTCTTGACAAGTGAGGGGGAGGATTCGGACAGCTATGTGGCCGAAACGTCGCGCGCCGCCACCAAGACAGCCACGCCACTGATCGAGACACCGCAAGCCATTTCCGTGGTCACCGAGGCCGAGCTGGAAACGCGCCAGGTTCAGTCCGTCGGTGCGGCCATCCGCTACAATTCCGGCGTCCTCGGCGACTATTGGGGTGGCGCCGATCTGCGATACGACAAGACTTTGATCCGCGGCTTCGATTCCGCCCAATACCTCAACGGGCTCAAGCTGAGCAAAGGCAGGTTCGCGGGCCTGGGACGGCCGGAACCGTTCGGCCTGGAACGCATCGAGGTGCTGAAGGGACCGTCTTCGGTGCTCTACGGGCAAAATGCTCCGGGCGGTCTCGTCAACCTTGTCAGCAAGAAGCCGACGTCCGAGACCATTCGCGAGATCAACACCTCGGTCGGCACCTTTGGGCGTCGCCAGGGCTCGTTCGACTTCGGCGGAGAAATCGACGCGGAAGGCAAGTTCCAGTACCGGCTGGTCGGCCTGGCTCGCGATAGCGGCACCCAGACCGATCACGGCAGGGACAATCGCCAGTACCTGGCGCCTTCCCTGCGCTGGACGCCAACGTCCGATACCACCTTCACGCTTCTGGGGAGCTATCTTCGTGAGGACCTTGGGAACCAAGTCAACGTGTTGCCGCCGGTCGGCACACTGACGTCAGCATCCTTCGGAAAGATACCGACCAGTTTCTACGCGGGCGAACCCTCGTTCGACAAATTCATTCGCACGTCGCGCTCGATCGGCTACGAGTTCGAACATCACTTCGATGACGTCTGGACGGTCCGGCAAAACCTTCGTTTTGACAGGCAGGACGCGGATTACCGTTATGTGAGCTATTCCGGTGCCGCCCTGGCCGGCACGACCATGCCGCGCAAACGCTCTTTTGTCGATCAGTCCCTCGAGTCCTTCGCTGTCGACAACCAGGCCGAGGCGGAGTTCACAACGGGACGTGTCTCCCACGATCTCATGGTGGGTCTGGATTACCGATACATAGACTCCGCCTTCCGGTTCGGTACGGCGGCCGCCTCCAGCCTGGACATCGAAAACCCGGTTTACGGCGCGCCGGTTTCAATGCCGCCGACCACCCGCAGTGAAGAGACAGATCAGCATCAAACCGGCTTTTACCTGCAAGACCAGATGCGGTTGGGGCGGTGGGCGTTCACGCTCGGCGGTCGTTACGACGTCGTCAGCAGTTCGACCCGGAACCGGCTGACGAACACGGTCGTCGACCAAGATGACGAGAAATTCACGTGGCGGGCAGGCGTAGTCTATCTGGCGGAGAACGGCCTCGCTCCTTACGCCAGCTATTCGACCTCATTCGAGCCGACACCCGGCAGCGATTTCGCCGGAGAAGCTTTCAAGCCGACAACCGGCGAGCAATTTGAAATCGGCGTGAAGTATCAGCCGGTCGGCTTCGACGGCTTCGTGACCCTGTCCGCCTATGAGCTGACCCAACAGAACGTCACGACGACCGATCCCGTCAATACCAGATTCGATGTCCAGACCGGCGAAACCAGGGTACGGGGTATCGAGCTGGAAGGTGTCGCCGCCCTCAGCGACAGCTTGAACGTGAAAGCCAGCTACACCTACATGGACGGCAAGGTGACACAGAGCAACGACTATCTGGGGAACGTTCCGGCTCAGATACCGGATCACGTAGCAAGCCTCTGGGGCGACTACACCTTCCCGGATGGTGGTCCGCTGGCTGGCCTGGAAATCGGCGCTGGTGTGCGTTATATCGGCGGGCGTTTCGGCGATGCGGCCAACCGCATGGATCTGCCGGCAACGACATTGGTCGATGCCTCACTCCGCTATGATTTCGAGAACCTGAGTCCCGATTTTGCAGGCCTGAGCTTGAGGGTCAATGCAAGCAACCTGTTCGACAAAACCTATGTCGGTCAGTGCGCGAGCACCCGGTATTGCCAATATGGCGGACGACGAACCGTTTCAGCCTCGCTCGGATTCCGATGGTGA
- a CDS encoding ABC transporter ATP-binding protein — translation MTGLAIHNLSAGYRRRPVIENLSLSSVAPGSLVGLLGPNASGKSTLLRAIAGLGAGSGRVELNGVDLAAADHKTRVETIGYLPQSLPPASPLLAYEAVLAACRAVRALDTPTAEQTVENAFSALGISHLALERMDRLSGGQRQMVGLAQVTVRNPKLLLLDEPTSALDLKWQLAVINAVRDLLRETGAIAMIAIHDINLAIRSCDQLAVLSEGSLIAFGPPEEVISSPVISRAYGVPARIEHCAAGIPLVLVDHATP, via the coding sequence ATGACAGGTCTCGCAATCCACAATCTTTCAGCCGGTTACAGGCGCCGACCGGTGATAGAAAACCTGTCACTCTCATCGGTGGCACCAGGATCACTGGTTGGCCTTCTCGGCCCGAACGCCTCCGGCAAATCGACGCTTCTGCGCGCCATTGCCGGCCTCGGCGCAGGTTCCGGCCGCGTCGAGTTGAACGGCGTGGATCTGGCGGCCGCCGACCACAAGACTCGCGTCGAGACAATCGGTTACCTGCCCCAATCCTTGCCGCCTGCCAGCCCTCTGCTGGCTTACGAAGCGGTGCTGGCCGCCTGCCGCGCGGTCAGGGCGCTGGATACGCCAACCGCGGAACAAACCGTCGAAAACGCATTCTCCGCCCTCGGCATCAGCCATCTCGCACTCGAGCGCATGGATCGGCTGTCGGGAGGACAACGTCAGATGGTTGGCCTTGCTCAAGTCACCGTACGGAACCCGAAGCTTCTGCTGCTTGACGAGCCCACCAGCGCGCTTGATCTGAAATGGCAACTCGCGGTGATTAACGCCGTTAGAGACCTCCTGCGTGAAACCGGCGCCATCGCCATGATCGCCATCCACGATATCAATCTCGCGATCAGGTCCTGTGATCAACTCGCTGTGCTCTCGGAGGGCTCGCTGATCGCTTTCGGCCCCCCGGAAGAGGTGATTTCTTCCCCGGTAATCTCCCGTGCTTACGGGGTCCCCGCTCGTATCGAGCATTGCGCCGCAGGCATCCCATTGGTTCTGGTGGATCACGCAACGCCGTAG
- a CDS encoding extracellular solute-binding protein, with protein sequence MTSRKLTVYSTRHREFTQLLADGFRQESGVEVTIRDIKSDAAPLMQEEGPDCPADIVLTVDFRRLLKLADANLAQPVRSGTLDRLVPAYLRDPEGRWFAQSMRARLIFVEKSLDVTRLDYDDLTDPRWRDRMFIRSADHMFNTGLIAAYLARYGQEKTKAWLAGIAANNPLGNGGDRNAARAIAEGRALIGVANSYYFGEMQAGAGGSEQKAWSESLRAIVPTFDDGRTPINITGAAVATHAPHREEAVAFLEYLAGDNGQQIYADVGYEYPVSERVAPNPIIRKAGELRPDTRPFPAIAAFSETAEAYARNRPWNQIRMKDPLL encoded by the coding sequence ATGACCAGCCGTAAGCTTACCGTATATTCCACCCGCCACCGCGAATTCACGCAGTTGTTGGCCGACGGTTTCCGCCAGGAAAGCGGGGTCGAGGTGACGATCCGGGACATCAAGTCCGACGCAGCTCCGCTGATGCAGGAGGAAGGACCTGATTGCCCCGCCGATATCGTGCTCACGGTCGATTTCCGACGGCTCCTGAAACTCGCGGACGCCAACCTTGCACAGCCGGTCAGATCCGGCACGCTTGATCGACTGGTGCCAGCCTACCTGCGCGATCCCGAGGGCCGCTGGTTCGCGCAATCCATGCGCGCGCGCCTCATCTTCGTGGAAAAGTCGCTCGATGTGACGCGTCTCGACTATGACGACCTCACAGACCCGCGCTGGCGCGACCGGATGTTCATCCGGTCGGCTGACCACATGTTCAACACGGGTTTGATTGCCGCCTACCTGGCCCGTTACGGGCAGGAGAAAACCAAAGCCTGGCTGGCGGGCATCGCCGCCAACAACCCGCTGGGCAATGGAGGTGATCGGAACGCCGCGCGGGCGATTGCCGAGGGGCGGGCCTTGATCGGTGTCGCCAATTCCTACTACTTCGGTGAAATGCAAGCTGGCGCAGGTGGTTCGGAGCAGAAGGCCTGGAGCGAAAGCCTGCGGGCCATTGTGCCGACATTCGATGACGGCCGAACCCCGATCAACATAACCGGCGCCGCTGTCGCAACACATGCACCGCATCGCGAAGAGGCCGTCGCCTTCCTGGAGTACCTTGCCGGAGACAATGGCCAGCAGATCTACGCGGACGTCGGCTACGAATACCCTGTTTCGGAGAGGGTCGCTCCGAATCCCATCATCCGCAAGGCCGGTGAACTTCGGCCGGACACCCGCCCCTTCCCGGCTATCGCGGCGTTCAGCGAGACGGCCGAGGCTTATGCCCGGAACAGGCCGTGGAACCAAATTCGCATGAAAGACCCCCTACTTTGA
- a CDS encoding ABC transporter substrate-binding protein, whose product MDTITRRGFVCGAMALAAPGLARANPGIVVRDLLGREVRLARPAKRVVLGQGRFLSMIGMVHPDPIAILAGWADDLNRTFPNEAEAWSSRFPALKSLPVIGRRVGSDYAIERLLMLQPDLVLISRFNAGPVDNDGSTSFIRSLTQAGLTVAVVDFAQDPLKDTVPSLRILSQLLGQETRGEDTISFYQATLKRITGAFGDRSRAPTDLVFHSHAGVMPCCASIARGSFADLAALVGGHSIAADVLPKAVGPINLEYMLTRQPDVYVATGGLKGDAAGGISIGANVTEAQARESLIRIVSDPGIAELNAVRNKRAYAVWHGLNETPLHLVALEALAGWLNPGIKDGFDARKTLAAFRKRFPLLPQDGVYTVALDLSA is encoded by the coding sequence ATGGATACGATTACGCGGCGTGGTTTCGTTTGCGGCGCGATGGCGCTTGCGGCCCCGGGTCTTGCCAGGGCGAACCCCGGTATCGTGGTTCGCGATCTCCTGGGCCGTGAGGTCAGGCTTGCGAGGCCGGCCAAGCGCGTCGTGCTGGGGCAAGGGCGTTTTCTCAGCATGATCGGCATGGTTCATCCGGATCCAATCGCAATTCTTGCCGGCTGGGCTGACGATCTGAACAGGACGTTTCCGAACGAGGCCGAAGCATGGAGCAGCCGGTTTCCCGCGCTCAAGTCACTGCCCGTCATCGGCCGGCGAGTCGGCAGCGACTACGCGATCGAAAGGCTGCTGATGCTTCAGCCAGATCTGGTGCTGATCAGCCGTTTCAATGCCGGACCGGTCGACAACGACGGGAGCACGTCCTTCATCCGCAGCCTCACCCAGGCGGGTCTCACTGTCGCGGTGGTCGATTTTGCACAGGATCCGCTGAAGGACACGGTTCCGAGCCTTCGAATCCTCAGCCAGTTGCTCGGGCAGGAAACACGCGGCGAAGACACGATTTCCTTCTACCAGGCGACGCTGAAACGGATCACCGGGGCGTTTGGCGATCGATCCAGAGCCCCCACCGATCTGGTCTTCCACAGCCACGCGGGGGTGATGCCCTGCTGCGCCAGCATCGCACGGGGCAGCTTTGCCGATCTCGCCGCCCTGGTGGGTGGCCACAGTATCGCGGCTGACGTGTTGCCGAAAGCGGTCGGTCCCATCAATCTCGAATACATGCTGACGCGCCAACCTGATGTCTATGTCGCAACCGGCGGACTGAAAGGGGACGCCGCAGGCGGTATCTCCATCGGTGCGAACGTCACCGAAGCCCAAGCGCGCGAAAGCTTGATCCGGATCGTCTCGGATCCCGGCATCGCGGAACTGAACGCGGTGCGCAACAAGCGCGCCTACGCCGTCTGGCATGGTCTCAATGAGACGCCGCTGCATCTGGTTGCTCTCGAAGCACTGGCCGGCTGGCTCAACCCGGGCATCAAGGATGGTTTCGACGCTCGAAAGACGCTCGCCGCATTTCGCAAGCGCTTCCCGTTGCTCCCGCAGGACGGTGTCTACACCGTTGCCCTCGATCTCTCAGCATGA